The segment CTCGGGGCTACCGGGCGGGGACCGAGATGGGTGGGCCTGCAGCCAGGCGGCCGGCGTCGGACGGCGCCGTGGAGGCGCCCCGGGGGTCACGCCGGACCCGCTGTCGAGCCATCACCCACCTCGTCCCCGGCGATCCCCGCACTGGGGTTGCGGGGATCGCCCTGTTGAGACTGAGTCTCGATAATGAATGCTATACCGGGTTGGGTACGAAGTGCGGGGAACGCCCTGTGTTCCACGTCACGTCCACGACGACCAGGGCGGAGCGAGCCATGGTGATCGGCGTTCGATCCACCCGACCGAGGCGACTCGTCGCCGAGGCGTTGGAGTCCTTCGACGACTTCCGCTCCGCCCAGGAGATCCACGACGCGCTGGCCGCTCGGGGCGAGTCGGTCGGTCGCGCCACCGTCTACCGCACGCTTCGCGCGATGGCCCTGACGCCGAACGTCGACGTGATGGTGCGACCGGACGGCGAGACCGTGTACCGGCACTGCACTCCGAACCATCACCACCACTTGGTGTGTCGTGGATGCGGCGTGACCATCGAGATCGTCGGCCCCGTCGTGGAGCAGTGGTCCAACCAGACCGCAGCCGAGCACGGTTTCGACGAGGTCTCGCACACCCTGGAGGTGTTCGGTCGCTGCGCCGCCTGCCGGCAGCGCGACCAGCTGCGCGGGGCGGGCCGTCGGCGCAGGAGCGCGACGGGCGACAGCGCCTGATCTCGAGAGTCACCGGCTCGCTCCCGACGATCCAGGCCCGTTGGTCGGTCAGGGATCGACACCCAGCCCGGTAGGGGATACGGTTCGTTCTGTTGAGAAGCCTTCTCAATAAGAACCGAGGTCGCCATGACTGACATCACCGCGTGCGTGCCGGTGAACCCGGACGGCACCATCCACGAACGCCTCGGCCAGGCCCACAC is part of the Candidatus Nanopelagicales bacterium genome and harbors:
- a CDS encoding Fur family transcriptional regulator codes for the protein MVIGVRSTRPRRLVAEALESFDDFRSAQEIHDALAARGESVGRATVYRTLRAMALTPNVDVMVRPDGETVYRHCTPNHHHHLVCRGCGVTIEIVGPVVEQWSNQTAAEHGFDEVSHTLEVFGRCAACRQRDQLRGAGRRRRSATGDSA